From Nymphalis io chromosome 12, ilAglIoxx1.1, whole genome shotgun sequence, a single genomic window includes:
- the LOC126772510 gene encoding aminoacyl tRNA synthase complex-interacting multifunctional protein 1, protein MSFRIFVRKMSNNATLKLINNAEKAEKRLAELKTKLEEVKKFKVEEKIRQLTQENESLLNQVEKAKAELIKLEIQNGKKQYPLPGKTVTASEHIDNAEPAPKKEKKEKDAKKSKDKPVQKATIIEPTVDIRKLDLRIGKIVDINKHPDADSLYVEKIDCGEDNPRTVVSGLVNHVPIEEMKEKIVMVLCNLKPVKMRGVTSEAMVMCASSPDKVEVLIPPNGAAPGDLVSCEGYPREPEAQLNPKKKIFETCAPDLKTNEEGVACYKGSPLLVPGKGSITAPTLKGVHVK, encoded by the exons ATGAGTTTCCGAATATTTGTTAGAAAAATGTCTAACAATGCaacattaaaattgattaataatgcCGAAAAGGCTGAGAAACGTTTAGCTGAATTAAAAACTAAG CTAGAAGAAGTCAAAAAGTTTAAAGTTGAAGAAAAAATTAGGCAATTGACCCAAGAAAATGAATCCTTATTGAACCAAGTTGAAAAGGCAAAAGCAGAGTTAATTAAACTTGAAATACAAAATGGTAAAAAACAATATCCTTTACCTGGTAAAACAGTCACAGCATCAGAACATATAGATAATGCAGAACCTGCTcctaaaaaagagaaaaaagaaaaagatgCTAAAAAGAGCAAAGATAAGCCAGTGCAAAAAGCTACAATCATTGAACCGACCGTTGATATTAGAAAGTTGGACCTTAGAATTGGCAAGATTGTTGACATAAACAAACATCCGGATGCAGACTCATTATATGTAGAAAAGATTGACTGTGGCGAAGACAACCCACGGACAGTAGTTTCAGGTCTTGTTAATCATGTTCCAATTGAAGAAATGAAAGAGAAGATTGTTATGGTTCTTTGCAATTTGAAACCTGTTAag ATGCGTGGAGTTACCTCCGAAGCAATGGTCATGTGTGCTTCGTCTCCTGACAAGGTTGAAGTTCTTATTCCACCCAATGGAGCTGCTCCTGGTGACCTTGTTTCATGTGAAGGCTATCCTCGAGAACCAGAAGCACAATTAAAccctaagaaaaaaatattcgaaacttGTGCCCCTGACCTCAAAACAAATGAAGAAGGAGTAGCTTGTTATAAGGGAAGTCCTTTGCTTGTGCCAGGAAAGGGATCCATTACAGCACCTACTCTAAAGGGTGTTCATGTTAAgtaa
- the LOC126772495 gene encoding organic cation transporter-like protein: MELQNHKEENGLSSNQNVPNQDLIQRVTGSFGKYQLYLCLLIFLSKFPVAFHQMAIIFLSPKVEYHCFGSSSNATCPCPNPQYDTSIFTNSIIMEWDLICDRKWLTSFTQTLFQLGTLLGSVLFGMASDRFGRKKPLLLAVVIQVSMGIIAAYVPEFWTFTFVRFLVGMSVGGTMVTGFVMIMEFVGTKYRDVISALYQVPFNMGHMLLPVFGYFFRDFKEFQFAISVPGIILLTYFFLIPETPRWLIAVKKTDEAISILERVAKVNNRPTENIRRDVELYQESVQENQLKKGNILDLFRTPNLRKNILAMSFNWLTCSYCFYGVSQYVGQLSGNVFVNVAASASVTLLGTLASIPLMKVIGRRTILIVFNAICALCLLILCIIPEGIGSVICASIGVVASFIVFVLVYLYCTELFPTVVRNAALGFSSMMARVGSMIAPFVIEMRDVALWMPPLIFAIFPLVAACITFVLPETKGCELMTTIEEGEQFGKKKPTTSKS; this comes from the exons ATGGAGCTTCAAAATCACAAAGAGGAAAATG gTCTAAGTTCAAATCAAAATGTTCCAAATCAAGATCTTATTCAAAGAGTGACAGGATCTTTCGGAAAATATCAGTTATACTTgtgtttattgatatttttatcaaagtttCCGGTGGCATTTCACCAAATGGCCATTATATTCCTGTCACCAAAAGTAGAATACCACTGTTTTGGTTCTAGTAGTAATGCAACCTGCCCATGTCCTAATCCGCAATATGATACTTCGATATTTACAAACTCTATTATTATGGAATGGGATTTGATATGTGATAGAAAATGGCTAACTAGTTTTACGCAAACGTTGTTTCAACTTGGAACTTTATTGGGCAGTGTGCTGTTTGGAATGGCCTCTGATAG GTTTGGAAGGAAAAAACCTCTGTTACTAGCCGTGGTCATTCAAGTGTCAATGGGCATAATAGCCGCATATGTTCCAGAATTTTGGACGTTTACGTTCGTTCGATTTTTAGTAGGAATGTCTGTTGGAGGTACAATGGTCACCGGTTTTGTGATGATCATGGAATTTGTTGGGACAAAATATCGGGATGTAATTTCGGCGCTTTATCAAGTTCCTTTCAATATGGGTCACATGTTGCTGCCAGTTTTTGGTTATTTCTTCAGAGACTTTAAGGAGTTCCAATTTGCGATTTCTGTACCAGGGATTATTCTCCttacatatttctttttaatacccGAAACGCCACGTTGGTTGATAGCAGTAAAAAAAACGGATGAAGCAATTTCAATTTTGGAACGAGTAGCTAAAGt aaataatcgTCCTACTGAAAACATAAGAAGAGATGTTGAATTATATCAAGAATCAGTTCAGGAAAATCAActtaaaaaaggaaatatattgGACCTTTTTCGAACACCGAATCTCCGAAAAAACATTTTGGCGATGTCGTTTAACTGGTTGACTTGCAGTTACTGTTTCTATGGAGTGTCACAATACGTTGGTCAATTAAGTGGTAATGTTTTCGTAAACGTAGCAGCCAGTGCAAGCGTTACTTTACTCGGAACCTTAGCATCTATACCATTAATGAAAGTCATTGGCAGAAGAACTATTTTGATAGTTTTTAACGCGATATGCGccttatgtttattaatattatgtattattccAGAAGGTATAGGTTCCGTTATTTGCGCTAGTATTGGAGTAGTAGCTAGCTTCATTGTCTTCGTATTAGTATACTTATATTGTACAGAATTATTTCCAACAGTGGTACGAAACGCTGCTCTTGGGTTTTCCTCAATGATGGCGCGTGTAGGTTCGATGATAGCGCCTTTTGTAATAGAGATGAGAGATGTCGCTCTTTGGATGCCTCCACTAATTTTTGCGATATTTCCACTTGTAGCAGCGTGTATAACGTTTGTTCTCCCTGAGACTAAAGGCTGTGAGTTGATGACTACGATCGAAGAGGGAGAACAATTCGGTAAAAAGAAACCAACAACtagtaaaagttaa
- the LOC126772487 gene encoding polycomb protein Scm isoform X2: MSNNTVGSSGHAPGKIRGPGRPPKRTCTWCAESKTPLKYVLPTENGKKEFCSETCLSEFRQAYSKGACLNCDNVIRGNAPSSSKNFCSTYCLNKYQKKNEKRTTSPQSGNGANGTENHPNNNSAGSFYDIYQLFDWNEYMKETNSAAAPQDCFKQAPTPPVNDFKVNMKLEALDPRNLTSTCIATVVGVLGPRLRLRLDGSDNKNDFWRLVDAGDIHPIGYCEKNDGMLQPPLGFRMNASSWPMFLLKTLNGAEMAPAKVFQEEPPTPKSNLFVVGQKLEAVDKKNPQLICCATVGAVKNDQIHVTFDGWRGAFDYWCRYDSRDIFPVGWCARAGHPLQPPGQKSASAPSRFKFRTSGIPNPALPEGGSTGTGNTNGTNTTTPIANVVLRLRSSCSGGSTELPTSVTGVGASGAAENLVKELLNSHSDPQKLTRAILTASSSYSNITNVQVSSGSKSYSVKVPLELTTDELKNWLKSVCAGVGCCVGMIEIDTGEAAGRPCTLCGESTSNTVTSAAPVKRAKSSPTGSPVNGSGEPSGGKMARVSPERPEPASSTTGAPPPPSLTTAPADWSVEDVIGFIAAADQALAAHADLFRKHEIDGKALLLLNSDMMMKYMGLKLGPALKICNLVSKIKNRRHYST, translated from the exons ATGTCAAACAATACTGTCGGCTCGTCGGGGCATGCTCCCGGCAAAATACGTGGACCTGGAAGACCGCCTAAACGTACATGTACTTGGTGTGCTGAGAGCAAAACtcctttaaaatatgttttaccaACCGAAAATGGGAAAAAAGAATTCTGTTCCGAAACGTGTTTGTCAGAATTTAGACAGGCATACAGTAAAGGCGCTTGCCTTAATTGCGACAATGTTATTCGTGGTAATGCTCCTTCCAGTAGCAAAAACTTCTGCTCAacgtattgtttaaataaatatcaaaagaaGAATGAAAAACGAACAACTTCTCCTCAATCGGGTAACGGTGCAAATGGTACTGAAAATCATCCTAATAATAATTCAGCTGGATCATTTTATGACATTTATCAGTTATTTGATTGGAATGAGTATATGAAAGAAACAAATAGCGCTGCTGCACCACAAGATTGTTTTAAGCAAGCTCCAacaccaccagtaaatgattTCAAAGTAAATATGAAACTAGAGGCGTTAGATCCTCGAAACCTGACTTCTACTTGCATAGCTACAGTTGTAGGTGTTTTAGGACCAAGGTTGAGGTTAAGACTTGATGGAAGTGACAACAAAAATGATTTTTGGAGGCTGGTTGATGCTGGTGACATTCATCCTATTGGTTACTGTGAAAAGAATGATGGTATGTTACAGCCACCACTTGGCTTTCGTATGAATGCTAGTAGCTGGCCAATGTTTTTACTTAAGACATTAAATGGAGCTGAAATGGCTCCAGCTAAGGTATTTCAAGAAGAACCACCTACTcctaaatcaaatttatttgtcGTTGGTCAAAAATTAGAGgctgttgataaaaaaaatccccAGCTTATTTGCTGTGCAACTGTTGGGGCCGTAAAAAATGACCAGATACATGTTACGTTTGATGGTTGGAGGGGTGCTTTTGATTACTGGTGTAGATATGATTCAAGAGATATTTTTCCTGTTGGGTGGTGTGCAAGGGCAGGGCATCCGTTGCAACCACCAGGGCAAAAAAGTGCTAGTGCACCATCTAG GTTTAAGTTCAGAACCAGTGGTATTCCTAATCCTGCCTTACCGGAAGGTGGATCTACAGGTACAGGAAATACTAATGGAACGAATACTACGACTCCTATTGCAAATGTAGTGTTGCGTCTTCGGAGTAGCTGTTCTGGTGGTAGTACTGAATTACCAACTTCAGTGACAGGAGTGGGTGCTTCGGGTGCTGCTGAAAATCTTGTCAAAGAATTGCTCAATTCTCACTCTGACCCACAGAAATTGACTCGGGCAATACTCACTGCTTCAAGTAGTTATTCCAATATAACAAATGTACAG gtTTCTTCAGGTAGCAAGAGTTACTCGGTAAAAGTACCTTTGGAGTTGACAacagatgaattaaaaaactgGTTGAAGTCAGTTTGTGCTGGTGTGGGATGCTGTGTTGGAATGATAGAGATAGATACAGGCGAGGCTGCAGGCCGGCCCTGCACACTCTGTGGTGAATCTACATCTAACACTGTTACATCGGCTGCTCCTGTAAAGAGGGCAAAAAGT TCACCTACTGGTAGCCCAGTGAATGGATCTGGAGAACCATCTGGTGGGAAGATGGCTCGCGTATCACCGGAGAGGCCGGAGCCGGCTTCGTCCACGACcggcgcgccgccgccgccctcGCTCACCACGGCGCCCGCTGACTGGTCAGTAGAAGATGTGATAGGCTTTATAGCCGCTGCTGATCAAGCTCTAGCGGCACATGCTGATCTCTTCAGAAAACAT GAAATAGATGGAAAAGCCTTGCTATTACTGAATTctgatatgatgatgaagtACATGGGACTAAAGCTTGGCCCCGCattgaaaatttgtaatttagtttcaaaaattaaaaatcgtcgACACTATAGCACTTAA
- the LOC126772487 gene encoding polycomb protein Scm isoform X1: MSNNTVGSSGHAPGKIRGPGRPPKRTCTWCAESKTPLKYVLPTENGKKEFCSETCLSEFRQAYSKGACLNCDNVIRGNAPSSSKNFCSTYCLNKYQKKNEKRTTSPQSGNGANGTENHPNNNSAGSFYDIYQLFDWNEYMKETNSAAAPQDCFKQAPTPPVNDFKVNMKLEALDPRNLTSTCIATVVGVLGPRLRLRLDGSDNKNDFWRLVDAGDIHPIGYCEKNDGMLQPPLGFRMNASSWPMFLLKTLNGAEMAPAKVFQEEPPTPKSNLFVVGQKLEAVDKKNPQLICCATVGAVKNDQIHVTFDGWRGAFDYWCRYDSRDIFPVGWCARAGHPLQPPGQKSASAPSRFKFRTSGIPNPALPEGGSTGTGNTNGTNTTTPIANVVLRLRSSCSGGSTELPTSVTGVGASGAAENLVKELLNSHSDPQKLTRAILTASSSYSNITNVQVSSGSKSYSVKVPLELTTDELKNWLKSVCAGVGCCVGMIEIDTGEAAGRPCTLCGESTSNTVTSAAPVKRAKSESPTGSPVNGSGEPSGGKMARVSPERPEPASSTTGAPPPPSLTTAPADWSVEDVIGFIAAADQALAAHADLFRKHEIDGKALLLLNSDMMMKYMGLKLGPALKICNLVSKIKNRRHYST, translated from the exons ATGTCAAACAATACTGTCGGCTCGTCGGGGCATGCTCCCGGCAAAATACGTGGACCTGGAAGACCGCCTAAACGTACATGTACTTGGTGTGCTGAGAGCAAAACtcctttaaaatatgttttaccaACCGAAAATGGGAAAAAAGAATTCTGTTCCGAAACGTGTTTGTCAGAATTTAGACAGGCATACAGTAAAGGCGCTTGCCTTAATTGCGACAATGTTATTCGTGGTAATGCTCCTTCCAGTAGCAAAAACTTCTGCTCAacgtattgtttaaataaatatcaaaagaaGAATGAAAAACGAACAACTTCTCCTCAATCGGGTAACGGTGCAAATGGTACTGAAAATCATCCTAATAATAATTCAGCTGGATCATTTTATGACATTTATCAGTTATTTGATTGGAATGAGTATATGAAAGAAACAAATAGCGCTGCTGCACCACAAGATTGTTTTAAGCAAGCTCCAacaccaccagtaaatgattTCAAAGTAAATATGAAACTAGAGGCGTTAGATCCTCGAAACCTGACTTCTACTTGCATAGCTACAGTTGTAGGTGTTTTAGGACCAAGGTTGAGGTTAAGACTTGATGGAAGTGACAACAAAAATGATTTTTGGAGGCTGGTTGATGCTGGTGACATTCATCCTATTGGTTACTGTGAAAAGAATGATGGTATGTTACAGCCACCACTTGGCTTTCGTATGAATGCTAGTAGCTGGCCAATGTTTTTACTTAAGACATTAAATGGAGCTGAAATGGCTCCAGCTAAGGTATTTCAAGAAGAACCACCTACTcctaaatcaaatttatttgtcGTTGGTCAAAAATTAGAGgctgttgataaaaaaaatccccAGCTTATTTGCTGTGCAACTGTTGGGGCCGTAAAAAATGACCAGATACATGTTACGTTTGATGGTTGGAGGGGTGCTTTTGATTACTGGTGTAGATATGATTCAAGAGATATTTTTCCTGTTGGGTGGTGTGCAAGGGCAGGGCATCCGTTGCAACCACCAGGGCAAAAAAGTGCTAGTGCACCATCTAG GTTTAAGTTCAGAACCAGTGGTATTCCTAATCCTGCCTTACCGGAAGGTGGATCTACAGGTACAGGAAATACTAATGGAACGAATACTACGACTCCTATTGCAAATGTAGTGTTGCGTCTTCGGAGTAGCTGTTCTGGTGGTAGTACTGAATTACCAACTTCAGTGACAGGAGTGGGTGCTTCGGGTGCTGCTGAAAATCTTGTCAAAGAATTGCTCAATTCTCACTCTGACCCACAGAAATTGACTCGGGCAATACTCACTGCTTCAAGTAGTTATTCCAATATAACAAATGTACAG gtTTCTTCAGGTAGCAAGAGTTACTCGGTAAAAGTACCTTTGGAGTTGACAacagatgaattaaaaaactgGTTGAAGTCAGTTTGTGCTGGTGTGGGATGCTGTGTTGGAATGATAGAGATAGATACAGGCGAGGCTGCAGGCCGGCCCTGCACACTCTGTGGTGAATCTACATCTAACACTGTTACATCGGCTGCTCCTGTAAAGAGGGCAAAAAGT GAGTCACCTACTGGTAGCCCAGTGAATGGATCTGGAGAACCATCTGGTGGGAAGATGGCTCGCGTATCACCGGAGAGGCCGGAGCCGGCTTCGTCCACGACcggcgcgccgccgccgccctcGCTCACCACGGCGCCCGCTGACTGGTCAGTAGAAGATGTGATAGGCTTTATAGCCGCTGCTGATCAAGCTCTAGCGGCACATGCTGATCTCTTCAGAAAACAT GAAATAGATGGAAAAGCCTTGCTATTACTGAATTctgatatgatgatgaagtACATGGGACTAAAGCTTGGCCCCGCattgaaaatttgtaatttagtttcaaaaattaaaaatcgtcgACACTATAGCACTTAA